The proteins below are encoded in one region of Hordeum vulgare subsp. vulgare chromosome 3H, MorexV3_pseudomolecules_assembly, whole genome shotgun sequence:
- the LOC123444188 gene encoding uncharacterized protein LOC123444188: protein MVATPGDWRTVQGEVGSVPCARGIGLCVPVTLSQGVFAQMGGDRPGVDPVLHHDADNFSSPPSSSICRLPRRPATVFLPLHQVQGDHGYYFVRDSSPLPSRHPLEVVLDWHSRTGKQEDFDSAEQTADKGKTLVPLTAAACFFDRFKDDQPGA, encoded by the exons ATGGTGGCTACGCCCGGTGACTGGCGCACCGTGCAAGGCGAGGTGGGATCTGTCCCATGTGCCCGCGGTATCGGGCTCTGCGTCCCGGTGACCCTGTCCCAAGGCGTGTTCGCCCAGATGGGCGGAGATCGGCCTGGAGTGGATCCCGTGTTGCACCATGACGCCGACAACTTCTCCTCGCCACCTAGCTCCTCAATCTGCAGGCTACCTCGTCGCCCTGCCACTGTTTTCCTCCCTCTGCATCAGGTTCAGGGTGACCACGGATATTACTTTGTCAGGGACTCCTCTCCTCTCCCTTCGCGTCATCCATTGGAAGTTGTATTGGATTGGCACAGCCG GACTGGTAAACAAGAAGATTTTGACAGTGCAGAGCAAACTGCTGATAAGGGGAAGACTCTTGTCCCCTTGACAGCCGCCGCATGCTTTTTTGACCG GTTTAAGGATGACCAACCCGGAGCGTGA